GACCCATAACGGAACAAGGTATTGTTAAATGTGATCACATTCTTGGTACTTCTCCAATTGGTTCCAAGAGTGACATCTTCTGGTTCGTATTGCCTAAGGTCTTGAGGAACCTTTTTTGCCAATAATTGCCAGTCACTGTTTCTCCATCGATAGATGGACTGTTTGACATCTCCCACGACCATGGAGAAGTTTGCTTCAGATAACGCATTGTTTATTAATGGAAAGAAGTTTTGCCATTGTAGCTTTGAGGTGTCCTGAAACTCATCTAGCATAAAGTGCTTAAATGTCTCTCCCATCTTTTCAAAAACAAAAGGGGCACTATCATCTTCAATAACAGAGAGTAGTAACTGAGATGAATCAGACAGAAGGAGTAGATTCTTCTCTTTTGAGATCTCCGATACATGCTTTGATATATCCATCATTACCCCTATTCCTCGCAACTGAGGAAGGATAAGTTTTGCGGTATTTACTTGAGGCAACTGGATTTCAATAAAGGAGATGATATCATTTAAATAGTCGTTTAGCCCATCCATATAGAGTTGCTCAATACTCTGTTTTATCCCAGCAGTTTTGGTTGCAGAATACCATCCATCTAGGTTGTCCTGAGCATTTAAGGCCCTTACTCCAGGCTCGGCATAATAGTCCTGTTTGTCTACAATTTTATAAAATATACCGATGACACCTGTCTTTCCATATTTAAAGTGTTTGGGATCGATGTCTGAATCAACGATTAATTTTACCGCTTTTGTAGCCACTTCTTTTAGATGAGATTCATATGCGTCGATAAGAGAACGAAGAGATTGAATATAGTGATCCAAAAACTCCCTGTCTCTTAGCTTATCGATGATATCGGGACCAAAGTTCTTAAAGTCTTCCTGGAAGATAAGGTTTCCTTTCTTCTCCAACTCATCTCTAAAGTTCCATTTTTTCCCTTGTTCTATTCGGTCGTTGGCATATTGAAGAAGCCACTGCTTTAATGGCTTGTTGTGGTCTACTTCTAAGAAAAGTCTATCAATGGCTTCTCCTAATATCTGTTTATGATTCAACTCCGGATTATAGGCAGCATGTAGTTGTACCTCTCGGGAGAATGAGCGGATTACTTTTTGAAAGAAACTATCAATCGTGGCAACAGAGAAACGGCTATAGTCTTTCAATATCTTGACAAGTATTGTATTGGCAACCTTTTGAAGGTATGTCTTGGGCTTTTCTAGTTTCTTACTTATCTCATCTAAGTGGTCCGACTTATCTCCTTTGGCTATAATACATAATTCCTGAAGAATACGATTCTTCATCTCTGATGTGGCCTTGTTGGTAAAGGTTACCGCAAGTATATTACTGTATTTTTGAGGCTCTTTTAATATTAAAAGAAGATATTCTCGTGTAATACTATAGGTTTTACCTGAACCTGCAGATGCTTTATATATCTTGAAGAAACTCATGGACTACTATGATGTCAATTGATGAAATAATATAGAATCAAAGATACAAATGTCATGCAACACTCTCAATGCTTTTCGAATTTATTCTACATCTGGGTAAGATAAGCGCACTTTTTAGACTATTTTTGCGTCAAACTTAATTTAAATGGAACAGAATAAAAATACACTCATTCAGTTTAACAACTATGGAATGGGTCACGGAGACGAGGCTTTGGCCTTAAAACTTGCAGGAAATTACTTTCAACTACTAATGGATGATGATCGCCTCCCTAAAATTATAACATTTTATAATGCAGGGGTAAAGCTGTTGCATGAAGATAGTCCTGTGGTGAAGGTGTTGAAAGAGATCGAGAGTAAAGGGGTGGTGCTTTTGGCGTGTAAAACTTGCTTAAATTATTATAATATGCAAGACCAACTGGCTGTCGGTGTTCCAGGAACGATGATGGATATCATCACCTTACAGGCGAATGCGACAAAAGTGATTACGATATAATCGCGACAATAAAGGAGTTGTTGGACGTTTTGATAAAGAGATGGGTAGTAGAGAAATATTAAAAAAAGTACAGGATATCCTTGGTGCCAAGGAGATTGCTGAAAAAGAGTTAATACAACAGTTGTGGAGTGGATATGGATCTCTTTATCGCTGTGATGTCAAGGGATTGCCGTACAATAGTATTATCTTAAAGCATATTAAGACCCAAGCGATGAGTCGTCACCCACGTGGGTGGAATACCTCTTTGTCTCACGATCGTAAGGTGAACTCCTATAACGTAGAGATCGCTTGGTATAAAAACTTTGCCAATGGATGTGATCTTGCGTCACGTGTTCCCAATTGTCTCGCGTTATTTGAAATGAATGGAGAGCAGGTGATTGTCATGGAAGACTTAGAGGCTAGTGGCTTTTATCCTCGCCAGTATAATCTGTCATTCAATGAAATATTCGCAACGTTGAAATGGCTTGCAAACTTTCATGCTACCCATATGGGAGTAGCTCCTGTTGGATTATGGGATATTGGAACTTATTGGCACCTTGATACTCGTCCTGAAGAGTTGGAAGCGATGAGTGACCTTCCTCTAAAAAAAGCAGCCAAATCTATTGACGAACACCTAAATGGTTGTGTCTATCAAACCTTAGTGCATGGAGATGCCAAGGTGGCAAACTTCTGTTATTCTGAAGAGGGTAACCAAGTAGCTGGTGTCGATTTTCAATATGTAGGAGCTGGCTGTGGAATGAAAGATGTTGCTTATTTCATCAGTAGTTGCCTTTATGAAGAAGATTGTGAGCATTACGAGCAAGAGCTACTAGATTGTTACTTTGGTGCTTTGAAAGAAGCTTTGATTCTTAAAAAACCACAGTTAAATGTGGAGGAAGTGCTGAAAGAGTGGCGTTCGATGTATATCTATGCATGGACCGACTTCTATCGATTCTTACAGGGTTGGAGTCCAGATCATTGGAAAATAAATGGATATAACCAGAAACTTGCCAAGAAGGTAATTAATGAATTGAAATCGGGAGGGAAGAGATGAATCGGTACCAACATATAGACCTTAAATATCTAAGTAAGTTTGCTATTCAGGCTGCACAGAGGGCAGGAGATTATCTATCTACTAGACAGTTTAGTGAAGTAGAGATACTACACAAAGAGGATGCTAATAGTAAGGCTTCTGAACTCTTTACGGAGATTGATCTTCAATGTCAGAAGATTATCTTGGAAGCGCTTCAACCTACAATTCAATCCTATGATATTGGAATTTTAGCAGAAGAGTCTGCTTCGGAGTCTAACCGACTAGACAAAGAGGTGTTTTGGGTCATTGACCCTTTGGATGGAACCCTTCCTTTTTTAGATCGTATCTCAGGATATGCTATCTCTATTGCTTTGGTGAATAGTAATGGAGCACCCCTGATTGGTGTGGTTTATGAACCGATCTTATCTACATTATATACTGCAATTGAGGGGCAAGGAGCTTTTCGTAATGGAGCACCTCTATCTTTTGAAAAGACCTCTTTATCCCAAAGCTTTCTTCATTGGCATATGGATCGCTCTTTTCTATCTTCTGATTCTTTTGTAGCATGGCGAAGTCAAATGAAAAAGGTGGCCACGGAGATGGGCTATAAAGGAGTGCATATTCATAGTGCTTCTGGAGCGGTCATGCATGCCATTGGGGTTGTTGAATCTAATCATGGCTGTTATTTTAAAGTCCCTAAAATTAAAAGTGGCGGTGGCAGTATTTGGGATTTTGCCGCAACGGCTCTCATTGTTAAAGAAGCAGGAGGTATCGTGGTTAATTTTGAAGGATCTTCTCTTTATCTCAATGATCCAACAACCACGTTTATGAACTGCCAAGGAGTTCTATTTGCCTCCTCTGTAGCGTTAAAAGAGTATATTTTGTCTCACTATCGTTCCCTTTGAGTATAAAATATTTTTATAAGCTCATTATTTTTATCTCTTTATGCTTTTTCTTTACAACCTGTCTTATTTGCTTATCAAAATAGATTCATCATATTATTTGTATCTCAAGTGATCTAAACGTCTTTTTCTATATTCGTATTCAAATCTCTATTTATGAATGCAATCGTTTAATAAAAGTTTATCCCCTCATTTTGGGCGTATTTTCTTACATAGAATCTCCTCATATTTTCCCATTTATCTTCCTCAAAATACAAATATTAAAGTTCATTCTTTTAATAAAAACTGATAAAGTGAACCATGAGAGGTGTGATATTTTCATTTTCTATTAGCAATAATGAACATATATCGATATAATGCTATCGATATAATGCTTTTAAATGTTAAATAATCTTTATGAATATGTTTAATGTGCGTTATGATTATAGTAACCCAATGAGATGTATGTCATGCTTATAGATGTACAAAAAGTCCTGTTCCTTTACTAATATATTTTAGAAGTTGTCTCATCTCGTAATCTTTGTCCCAATTGATCATAATTGGTCTATATTCACTATTTACGTATTACAAGACACTGTTCATTAATATTGTCATACTAAAATATGTATTTACTTCTATCTAATTCATTGATCTATAGGTATACCCGTTTATATGATGTCATCTATACTTGTATAGTGTAATAATCTTGATAGTATCGATTTATTATGACAGTATATGGAGGAATCATCTGTATTATATGATAAAAGTCTTTGAATATCTCTGATAAAAAAACATCTATATGTTAATATAATACAAAAACCTTAATTTTGCCTATATATTGAAACTTCATTTTTGTTTATGTAACATATTTTAGTTAAAGTTATTGATTCATGTATTGCGATTGAATCAAATTAACATATTGATTCAATTAAAAATCATCACTGTAAACTAAAATAAACATGAAGAAACTAGCTACTTCGGTTTGCTGTTTTCTGGTGTTCTTTGCATTCTATTCTTGCGAAGAAGATGAGAAGATAACAGCCAATGTGCTCCCGCACATTTATGAAATTGTAGGAGAAAACTGAACATTCTCCAGTAAAGACACCCTCTTTGTCTTGAATGAATTTGTCGTGGATCAAAAAGTTGGAACCATAGAGATCGAGGACGAATTCGTAGATAAGGTGGCTATCACTTATCCTGAGAACGACTATTATGAACTTCGAGGTCGTGAAATCTGGACAAAACAATCCATTACTCCATCCACTAAAGAGCAAAATATTGCGATCACAACAAGAGATGTTCGTGGTGGAGAGTTAACTAAAACTATTCGAATTGCATCACAGGTTCTGAATATATCGTATGATTTGGTTCATGCCGCGGAGGTGTCAAAGAACGAGATATTGATTAATGATGTGGTAGATGCAAATGGCGTGATTGCAAATTTATCCGTTAAGGGTTATCCTGTGGAGAGCTACCATCTTGAGTTGCTTGAGTCAACACTTTATAAATTGATTGACAACAAACTAGTGACTATTAATGCAATTGATGGTTCTGCACTGAAAGATGAAACTGTTAAAGTGAAGTTGATTTCGGATGACGAACTATTTGAAGCGATTACTATCTCTTTGATTATTCATCAAGATTTTACACTCTCTTTTGGTTATCAATTGAGTACAGGTACATTAAATCCAGGTGAGATTGTATTAGATCAATACACCAAAGGGGCTACTAAGATTTGTGATGTGGAGATTTCTGGTCCAGAGAGTGTTCGTGTTGGTGCGGTGCTATCTCTTGATGCTACAAACTATGAACTTAAAGGAGATGCGATCTATTCTAAAGTTGCGATTTTGGGTAATGTGCCAGCAGAGCGCGTGATGGTGAAAGCAACTTCCACGAATGGAAAAGTTTCGACGGTTGAGTTGGTAATAAAGTAGACTATGACTCCAGTACAGTTCGTTCCTGTAAGTTTCTTAGAGAAGTCTAGTTTCACTGTTCTGATGGTTTCTGAAGATGAAGGAGATACAAAGGCAAAATTAATTGATGGAGACTATAAGACTTTCTGGAATAGTAAGTGGTGGGGCTGTACCTTCCCATGTTATTTCTCTATAGACTTATCAGAGAAGACTGCGATGTCAGGGGTATCATTAGCATTTAGAGATTATACACCTAGTTCGGGTCACCCAGGTAAATTCAATATTTATGTGGCGGATAGCTGGGATGGTAGTGATGCTGCAACGACGTGGACTAAAGTGCTTTCTGATGGAACTGTGGAACTTAAGTCTGGTTCTGGAGTAAAGAAGGGGAGCTCACTAGAATTTACATTCCAATTTTCGAATGTAGTATACGGTAAGATAATCAAGTATGAAGTGACTGAGCCTGGTAAAGATACCGATTTCGCTTCTATGGTGGAATTTACGCCTTTGTTTGATAATTAACCTCCTAAAAATAGTGTGAAATATGAATATTTTAAAAAGGCCTAAGGCTTTTCTATATAGATTTATTGTATTGGGTGTTGTCCTAATACAGCTAACCTCTCAAGCTTATGCACAGAAGATAAGTTTGACTGGAGAAATTACAGATGAACGTGACCAACCGCTTCCTGGAGCCAATGTCATGATTAAAGGAACTACTGTTGGAGCAGTTTCTGATTTTAATGGTATCTTTCAGTTTAGCGCCTCCAAAGGGGATACACTTGTTTTTACGTTTATAGGTTATAACCCTCAATACAAAGTGGTGGGACAGAGATCGGTGATCAATGTTCAATTGACTCCTTCCACTGAGATGATTGATGATGTCGTGATTGTTGGTTTTGGTAAACAGAAGCGTGAGAGTGTGATTGGTGCTATCTCTACAGTGGACACCAAAGAGCTTTCTATCCCTTCTCGTTCTTTGAGTAACAGTTTGGCTGGTAAAGTTTCCGGTATCATCTCTGTTCAAAGATCAGGAGAACCAGGTTTTGATAACTCTACTTTTTGGATTCGTGGTATCAGTAGTTTAAATTCAGCTAACTCACAGCCTCTTCTTTTGGTGGATGGAGTGGAGCGTGGTATCAATGATATTGACCCAGAAGATATTGAGTCGTTCTCTGTCCTGAAAGATGCTGCGGCCTCTGCTGTATATGGTGTGAGAGGTGCAAACGGTGTGATTATCATCAACACCAAAAGGGGTAAAGCATCAGAAAAACTGTCTGTAGATGTGAAGGTAGATTATGGGGTATTAACTCCCACCAAACTACCAAATTATGTAGGTGCTCCTAAGTTTATGGAGCTAGAGAACGAAGCTCGTGTGGAGTCTGGACTTCCTGAAAAGTACTCTTCAAATCAGATTTATACAACTCGTATGGGTGGAGATACCGACCTATATCCAAATGTAAACTGGATGGATGCGGTGATGAATAAATATGCTTCGAATAGAAAGGTTCACTTAAATGTTCGTGGCGGTAGTTCTAAAGTACGTTATTTCGTTTCAGGAGCATACTATGGAGAAGATGGAATCTATAAAAAAGATAAATCTCAAAACTATAACTCCAACATCTCTATCAATCGTTTCAACTTTAGAAGTAATGTCGATGTAGATTTGACACAGAAGTTAACTTTATCTCTAAACTTAGGTGGATATTTATCGGGAGGAAACTATCCTGGACAATTTAATTCAAACTCTGGAACACAAGAGATCTTTAACTGGGCTAATAGTACCACTCCAAACCTTTTTCCAATAAAGTATTCGGATGGAACACTATCTGGACCGAAATCAGGAGAGAACCCATGGTTGCTATTGACTCAAACAGGTTTCGTAGAGCAGTGGCGGAGCAAGACTGAGATGTCTTTTTATTTGACTCAAGATCTGTCATCATTAACAGAAGGTTTGAATGCTAAGTTATTGTATTCATATGATGTATACAATGTGAATACGATCAAGAATACAAGACTGCCTTCTTATTTCCGAGCTTATGGTCGTGATGGAGATGGAAGTCTTCTTTACAATAATGCACATGAGGGATCAGAAGATCTAGGATATAAAAACGAAATGTACGGAAGTCGAAGGACTTACTTAGAAGGATCTCTTAATTATAGTAGAACTTTTGCTGCAAACCATACTGTTGGCGCACTTCTTCTCTACAACCAACGTAATTATATCCATACTGCAGCAAGTAATGCAGTAGAAGGGATTGCACAAAGAGACCAAGGTTTGGCTGGACGTTTGACTTATGCATACCTTTCTCGATATTTTGTGGAAGGAAACTTTGGATACAATGGATCGGAAAACTTTGCAAAGAATCACCGTTATGGTTTTTTCCCGTCAGTATCTGTAGGATGGTTGATCTCTGAGGAAAACTTTATGAGCAACTCAAGGTTCTTAACAAAATTGAAGGTGAGAGGTTCTTATGGTTTGGCTGGTAATGACAACATCGGTGGACGTCGTTTTGCTTATTTGTCGTTAATTGACAGTCAAAATGGAAACTATACATGGGGAACAAATCAACAGATTCATTCTAATGGTTACCTACAAGAAGGGGCATTTGGTAGCCCTAATCTAACTTGGGAGACTGCAAAAAAAGCAGATTTAGGTCTAAAAATAGGGTTATGGAATGCTTTGCAAATGCAGGTGGACTTCTTCCATGAGCGTCGTGACAATATCTTTATCCAAAGAAGTACCATTCCAGGAACTGCTGGTTTTGCAAAGAATCCATATGTAAACTATGGGGTGGTAGAAAACAGAGGGCTGGATGCCTCTTTTGACCTTCATAAGCAATTTGGTGATTGGTCCTATAATTTAAGAGGAACTTTTACTTATGCAAAAAACAAAGTGATTGAAAAAGATGAACCCAAACACCTGTGGAGCTATCAAGATAGAACTGGTCAGCCTGTGAATCAGCAATTCGGATTGGTAGCGAATGGTCTATTTGAGAAAAGTGACTTTGCCAATGTAGAGAAAGGAATCTTAAAGAATGAAGTGCCAGAGCATACCTTTGGTCCTGTAAGACCTGGAGACATCAAGTATGTAGATATGAATGGCGATAATCGTATCGATTCATATGATGAAACTGCTATTGGTAGAACGACGATTCCAGAGATCATCTATGGATTTGGATTAAATGTGAAGTATAAGCGTTTAGATTTTGGTGCATATTTCCAAGGGATCTCTAATGTGACTCGTGTTCTAACTGGAGGTGCTGGTTTCTATCCATTCCAACAGGGGGCAGGACGAGGAAATCTTCTATCTGATGTTATAGATGACAGATGGACTCCAGAGAATCCAAGACAAGATGTTTTCTACCCACGTCTATATTATGGACAAAACTCCAACAACTATAGATCGTCTACATGGTGGCAAAAAGATATGTCGTATCTGCGATTGAAAGATGCTGAGATTGGCTTCACTTTCGTAGATGGAAAGAGCAAGAAGGCGATACGAAATCTTCGTCTGTATGTAAGAGGTTCTAACTTATTTACTTGGGATACACTAGGCCTTTGGGATCCAGAGGTTGGATCAAGTAATGGTGCAAAATATCCATTGAGTAAAATTGTATCTGTGGGTATTAATGCGAATTTTTAAAAGGCAGGAGACTTTATTATGAAGACAAAATTATATACACTCATGCTATTATGCATGATCGCTTTATCATCTTGTAACTACTTGGATAAGCACCCTGAAGACCTGAAGACCATCGAAATGGTTTTTGATGATGAGCAGGAGGTGCGTAAATGGTTGGGAAATATCTATAGTGATTTTCCAGATCCCATGAATTTCTTCTATGGTGATATTTATCTTCCATGGACCCAGTTGTCAGACGAGATGGATATTCCATGGACTCGTTACTATAACGATATCAATAAAGGTAACTGGAATCCATCTAGTGAATATAAAGCGGACACATGGATTCGTTACTACCAAAATATTCGTAATGGATATGTATTTCTAAAGCATGTACATACCAATGCAACCATGGATGCTGAGGAGGTGAAGGTAATGAAAGGAGAGGTGCGTTTTATTATCGCATATTATCACTTTCTACTTTTCCAACAGTATGGTCCATGTCCAATTGTACGAACTATTGCCTCACCAAATAGTAGCAATAGTGAGCTGTGGTTGAGCCGTAACTCCGTTGATGAGGTGATCGATTATTTGGATAAGGAGCTCCTAGAGGTGAGCCAGATTCTTCCTAATAACTATACCGATAGTTGGATGGGACGCCCTACCAAAGGGGCTGCTTTGGCTTTGCGTGGAAGAGCCATGTTGTATGCTGCAAGTCCACTATTTAATGGTAATGCAGATTTGATCAAAGCGGTAAATCCATCAGACGGTAAAGTTTTGGGGAGTAGTTTTGACAAAGCAAAATGGCAGAAAGCCGCAGATGCATCGAAAATGGTTATAGATCTTGGGTTGTATGAACTATATCGTTCAGAAGATAATGATGCATTCCTATCTTATCGTGATCTTTTCTTAAAGTGGAATAAAGAGATCATCTTTGGTCGTTCTACTAGTAACTATGAAAGCTTTGTGCGACATGCTTCTCCTAGAAGTCAAGGAGGATATAATGGTTTTGGGATAACACAGCAGATGGTGGATGCTTATGGTATGGCCAATGGAAAGGATATCAGTGATCCAACGTCTGGTTATGTAGAAGATGGTTATAGTGTCGTTCGTTATGACTTTACAACCAATGATGAGGAGAAGAGTAAATTCAAATCTTATGTACAGAAAGGAACCTATAATATGTATGTAGGAAGAGATCCTCGTTTCTATGCAAGTGTTATGTATAATGGACGTTTCTGGCCTACTGATGGAGAGGTGATGGACTTTACTACAGATGGACCGAATGGAAATAGTGGTAGTCACGACTACTCTCCAACAGGATATACGATGATGAAGTTTTTTAACCCAGATGATGAACTTCAAGGAAACTATTCTGTAGTCTATCGTCCCTCTGTACTTTTTCGTCTAGGAGAGGTGTATCTGAACTATATAGAAGCTTTGAACGAGAGTGATCCTGGAAATGGGGATATCCAAAAGTATTATAAAGAGATTCGTGATCGTGTAGGAATCCCAGCTGCTGCAAGTAGTTTGACAGGACTTTCTCAGGACCAGGTAAGAGAGAAGATTCGCGCTGAAAGAAGAGTAGAGTTGGCATTCGAGGGATTACGTTATTTTGATACTCGTCGCTGGAAGATTGCAGACAAAACGACTGGAACTACTATCTATGGTATGAACATTAATGGAAAGACCAATGCTGAGTTCTTTAAGAGAAGTGAGGTAGAGACACGTGTGTTTAAAAACAAATTCTATTTGTATCCAATTCCTCAAACTGAGATCGACAAGAATCCTAACTTAGTTCAAAATCCGAACTGGTAAACCTAATATGACTAGAATTATGTTACGAAATAAACTGACAAAATATTTTGCGTGGATACTTTTTGTTTTTCTATTTACGCAATGCGATGAACCTGGGATTACAGAGCCTGTAAAGGTGTATGATCCATCCCAGTTACAAGAGGTGGAGTTTGCCTATACGACAGTTCCTTTCTACCACACAGGTTTTATGTCTCCTTATGTAGGGGCTAGTGGTTTAAAGATGAGCTTTGATGATGGAGCCATGGTTGCAATGCCTACAGGATGGAGTAAGAAAGACCAGGAGTTATCGATTTTCTTTCATATGAAGGGTGCTTCTACCACAAGGCTTACTCCTCTTACGATGAAGTTGGTATTTGATAGTCCATTGACGCAGGATATCTCATATGTATGTTCTGTAGATGGGGTTGATGAACCTTTTAAGATTGATGCCAAGAGTGGCGAGTCTTCTGCTCTAAGTCCAATTGTTTATGTGGCTGGAAACGGGTACTACTGTCTTCGTGTAAAAGGAGAGAAGGACTCTACAACAGGTTATCCTGCCATGTCTATCATTGAGGTGGGATCCGATGTGAACGGTTCTGTAGAGATCACTTATATGAATCCTAAATCTGGAAGCAAGAATAAGCTATGGAGAGCGGCACCTTCGGCACATCTTAATTATAAGACGTCAGAGGATAACATTATGTGGTTCTATAATGAGATGACTATTCCATCGGGAACAGATCCTATCCATACTTATTATATGGCGAATGGTTTCTCTGAAGGATATTTTGGTATCCAGCATAACGAGATGAATGAGTGGACTATCTTATTTTCGGTGTGGAGTAGCTTTACTACAGATGATCCAACGATGATCCCTTCTGAATATGAAGTGAAGATGGTTAAAAAAGGATCATTGACTACGGTCTCTTCTTTCGGAGGAGAGGGTTCAGGAAAGAAAAGTTATATCAAAAAGAAGTGGAAGCAAGACCAAACTTATAAGTTCTTGGTGAAAGCAGAACCACTGAATGATGGTAAAAATAGTGTTGTATTTACAGGATGGATCTATATGCCAGAAGAGAACAAATGGTTCCTTCTTGCTTCTTTCGAAAAGCCACATTCAAAAGAGTCAAGCCTTAAAGGGCTCTATTCATTTGTTGAGGATTTCGGACATGCTCATTCTCAAAATAGTAACCACTATAGAAAAGCGCTTTTAGGAAACACTTGGGTGTGCAAGAGTGATGGCTCTTGGAAGCCTATCGTAAAAACAACTGTTGGTTCTACATTCAATGCGGACTCTCAACCTAGACAAGATATTCAAGGTGGAATAGAAGGGGCAGGATGGTACTTAAAGACAGGTGGTTTCTTTGCGGATAAAGTGACGGATAGCAAACTTGAGTTTGATAGACCAAGTTCAGCACCTAAAACGGCACCAAGTATCGATTTTGATGCATTGCCATAATATCATTTAATAGATCTGGACTGATGAGAGGGGAGGTATCTGATACTTCCCCTCTCTATGTTATTATAGTAATATTCTTTGGTTTCTAAAGATGCAAAATAGAGTGGTAGAAGTAGAAACGAGATATTTACAATAACATTTGAGCTTGAAATGATTATAAAACTCCGTTTTCTTTGGGACATTTTCCTATACTTCCGATAAGTTATCTATCTGCTTACTCACCTTTTGCGTGTTTTATGATCGTAGTTTGATCATGACCAACGTATGGTTTCATTCGCACTTTGTCCATGGTTTGTCCATGGTTTGTCCATGGTTTGTCCATCGATTCTCCATCGATTCGATGAATTTACCATGGAGGAAATATGAGCAAAGGATGCGTAAAGTAACTTTTAAATACCCATTGAATACGTTTATGTTGAGGTTAGAGCCAAAGAGATAAATTATCGTGGCACTGTCCAGGAAAGTGTGTTCGTTCTATTGATTAAGCATAAATCAGTAATATTAAACAAGCATCAGTATAATATCTCCACTGTCCCTCTAAAAGGAATAAATAAGAAGATTGAAACAATGAAAATACAAGCATATGGGGGCGACTTGATTTCTTTATGCTAATAACAATAGCGATGGGTGAGGATATATACGCAAAATATGGATGAAACTATTTTTAGAATTGTGTCTGTTTGAGTCGTAGGTAGGGTGTTCTTTTTTGGTTTTGTTTTGAAAGCCTCATAAACTAAAAAGAGGCTACTTCGAAAGTTCGAAGTAACCTCAAGGATTAAATGAAGAGTACTGTTTATTTTAAATATTGTTTTCTAAACTCTGTTTAGTTTTCCTTTTGCTGGATCATAGATGAGGCCAATGGCTTCTAGATTGTTATTTTCAGAAATGGCTTTTTGAAAAATGTGGTGTTGGTTTAGTTTACGAACTTGATTTTTTGTGTGTGCCACAATCAACTCATTATGCGTTGGATTTGCTTTTTGGAGTGTCTTGAGCTCCTTTTGAATTGGGTTGATCCATTTACTGATGTATGGAGAGAATGTGTCTCCTGATACAGCTGCTTTTACACCGCCACAATCGTAGTGACCGCATACCACTACAAGGTCTACTTTCAAATAAAAAAGAGCGTATTCTAAGACTGAATTTAAGCTTTCATCAGACTCTTCCA
The Prolixibacteraceae bacterium DNA segment above includes these coding regions:
- a CDS encoding RagB/SusD family nutrient uptake outer membrane protein, giving the protein MKTKLYTLMLLCMIALSSCNYLDKHPEDLKTIEMVFDDEQEVRKWLGNIYSDFPDPMNFFYGDIYLPWTQLSDEMDIPWTRYYNDINKGNWNPSSEYKADTWIRYYQNIRNGYVFLKHVHTNATMDAEEVKVMKGEVRFIIAYYHFLLFQQYGPCPIVRTIASPNSSNSELWLSRNSVDEVIDYLDKELLEVSQILPNNYTDSWMGRPTKGAALALRGRAMLYAASPLFNGNADLIKAVNPSDGKVLGSSFDKAKWQKAADASKMVIDLGLYELYRSEDNDAFLSYRDLFLKWNKEIIFGRSTSNYESFVRHASPRSQGGYNGFGITQQMVDAYGMANGKDISDPTSGYVEDGYSVVRYDFTTNDEEKSKFKSYVQKGTYNMYVGRDPRFYASVMYNGRFWPTDGEVMDFTTDGPNGNSGSHDYSPTGYTMMKFFNPDDELQGNYSVVYRPSVLFRLGEVYLNYIEALNESDPGNGDIQKYYKEIRDRVGIPAAASSLTGLSQDQVREKIRAERRVELAFEGLRYFDTRRWKIADKTTGTTIYGMNINGKTNAEFFKRSEVETRVFKNKFYLYPIPQTEIDKNPNLVQNPNW
- a CDS encoding DUF3472 domain-containing protein, which gives rise to MLRNKLTKYFAWILFVFLFTQCDEPGITEPVKVYDPSQLQEVEFAYTTVPFYHTGFMSPYVGASGLKMSFDDGAMVAMPTGWSKKDQELSIFFHMKGASTTRLTPLTMKLVFDSPLTQDISYVCSVDGVDEPFKIDAKSGESSALSPIVYVAGNGYYCLRVKGEKDSTTGYPAMSIIEVGSDVNGSVEITYMNPKSGSKNKLWRAAPSAHLNYKTSEDNIMWFYNEMTIPSGTDPIHTYYMANGFSEGYFGIQHNEMNEWTILFSVWSSFTTDDPTMIPSEYEVKMVKKGSLTTVSSFGGEGSGKKSYIKKKWKQDQTYKFLVKAEPLNDGKNSVVFTGWIYMPEENKWFLLASFEKPHSKESSLKGLYSFVEDFGHAHSQNSNHYRKALLGNTWVCKSDGSWKPIVKTTVGSTFNADSQPRQDIQGGIEGAGWYLKTGGFFADKVTDSKLEFDRPSSAPKTAPSIDFDALP